Proteins encoded by one window of Lates calcarifer isolate ASB-BC8 linkage group LG5, TLL_Latcal_v3, whole genome shotgun sequence:
- the LOC108875940 gene encoding lithostathine-2-like, whose translation MERIVVRVLIITSACCFSKRHVYIAQDKTWKDAQEFCQDHFIDLSPITSELEEMVFRETIQNEIGWIGLHRDFRSSTGWKWSGGEDVTYQNWNYGAYDGQDFIYWTKDGWKSDINGTRRHFFCFNMTLVEQMHTWENAMQHCRQRQSNLSSLLSKTERLLVMREVQDAGLTGLVWTGLRYLGGSWLWVDSSPLAGDWHEGGDQCPKQNRCGALNAEGEWVTQDCKEEHFFICH comes from the coding sequence ATGGAGAGGATTGTTGTCAGAGTGCTCATTATTACAAGTGCGTGCTGTTTCTCTAAAAGACATGTCTATATCGCACAAGACAAGACATGGAAAGATGCTCAGGAATTCTGCCAGGACCACTTCATTGACCTTTCACCAATCACCAGTGAGTTGGAGGAAATGGTGTTCAGAGAAACTATCCAAAACGAGATTGGATGGATTGGTCTCCACAGGGATTTCAGAAGCAGTACTGGATGGAAGTGGTCAGGAGGAGAAGACGTTACCTACCAAAACTGGAATTATGGAGCATACGACGGTCAGGATTTTATCTACTGGAcaaaggatggatggaaatcTGATATTAATGGAACTCGTAGACATTTCTTCTGCTTTAATATGACCTTGGTGGAGCAGATGCATACCTGGGAGAATGCTATGCAgcactgcagacagagacaaagtaACCTCTCCAGCCTGCTCTCTAAGACCGAGCGTCTCCTGGTGATGAGGGAGGTGCAGGATGCTGGCCTCACTGGCCTGGTGTGGACAGGGCTGCGTTACCTGGGTGGCTCCTGGCTCTGGGTGGACAGCAGCCCTCTGGCTGGTGACTGGCACGAAGGAGGAGACCAGTGTCCAAAACAAAATCGCTGCGGAGCTCTCAATGCAGAGGGAGAGTGGGTGACCCAGGACTGCAAGGAGGAACACTTCTTCATCTGCCACTGA
- the slc25a38b gene encoding mitochondrial glycine transporter B, protein MELAAAHPALKAFMCGSLSGTCSTLLFQPLDLVKTRLQTLQNNAKPGAPKVGMFTVFVNVIRTENFFSLWKGVSPSFVRCIPGVGIYFSTFYSLKQHFLLDRAPNAGEAVLLGAGARAVAGVCMLPFTVIKTRFESGCYNYMSVAGALKSVYETEGIRALFSGLTATLLRDAPFSGIYVMFYSQTKRTLPQEVTLSAYAPLVNFSCGVVAGVMASLVTQPADVVKTHIQVSPSHWSTADAVRYIYREHGMAGFFRGAVPRSLRRTLMAAMAWTVYEQLMARMGLKS, encoded by the exons ATGGAGTTAGCCGCG GCTCACCCGGCTCTCAAAGCCTTTATGTGTGGCTCTCTCAGTGGCACCTGCTCTACGCTGCTCTTCCAGCCTTTGGATCTGGTCAAGACACGACTACAGACCCTGCAGAACAATGCCAAGCCTGG TGCACCGAAGGTGGGGATGTTTACTGTTTTCGTCAATGTTATTAGGACAGAGAATTTCTTCAGTCTGTGGAAGGGAGTTTCACCA TCGTTTGTGCGCTGCATCCCCGGGGTCGGCATCTACTTCAGCACCTTCTACTCCCTGAAGCAGCACTTCCTCTTGGATCGGGCACCCAACGCTGGCGAGGCTGTTCTCCTCGGAGCGGGTGCCAGAGCTGTGGCTGGTGTCTGCATGCTGCCATTCACTGTCATCAAGACACGTTTTGAA AGTGGCTGTTACAACTATATGAGTGTGGCGGGGGCTCTGAAGAGTGTGTATGAGACAGAGGGAATCAGGGCTCTGTTCTCAGGGCTGACGGCCACGCTGCTCCGAGACGCTCCGTTCTCTGGCATCTACGTCATGTTCTACAGCCAGACCAAGAGGACACTGCCCCAAG aGGTGACTTTGTCGGCCTACGCTCCACTGGTGAACTTCAGTTGCGGAGTGGTGGCAGGTGTCATGGCGTCGCTGGTCACGCAGCCTGCAGACGTGGTGAAGACCCACATTCAAGTCAGCCCATCCCACTGGAGCACGGCAGATGCTGTTAGATACATATACAGG GAACATGGCATGGCTGGGTTTTTCCGTGGGGCTGTACCCAGGTCTCTTCGGCGCACTCTGATGGCAGCTATGGCTTGGACTGTCTACGAACAGCTGATGGCTCGAATGGGCCTCAAATCCTGA